Proteins encoded in a region of the Mycolicibacterium neoaurum genome:
- a CDS encoding DUF2786 domain-containing protein, with the protein MSSDKMLARIAALLRQAEGTDNQHEADAFLAAAQRLATATSIDLAVARAHTATRTAAQAPVQRTITIGDPGTRGLRTYVQLFVVIALANDVKCDVASNSTFVYAYGFAEDIDASHALYSSLVMQMVRASKEYLATGAHRPTPTITARINFQLAFGARVGQRLSEAREDARRSATEGADGVPGTAVALRNKDLELTSFYRKASAARGTWRASSATAGYSSEARRAGDRAGRRARLGPPQELSGARARLER; encoded by the coding sequence ATGAGTAGCGACAAGATGTTGGCCCGCATCGCGGCCCTGCTGCGGCAGGCCGAGGGCACCGACAACCAGCACGAGGCGGATGCGTTCCTGGCTGCCGCACAGCGGCTGGCCACGGCCACCTCGATCGATCTCGCGGTGGCCCGCGCCCACACGGCGACCCGCACCGCCGCGCAAGCCCCGGTGCAACGCACCATCACCATCGGTGACCCGGGCACCCGGGGCCTGCGCACCTACGTCCAGTTGTTCGTCGTGATCGCGCTGGCCAATGACGTGAAATGCGATGTGGCATCGAACTCGACGTTCGTCTACGCCTATGGGTTCGCCGAGGACATCGATGCCAGCCACGCGCTGTATTCGAGCCTCGTCATGCAAATGGTGCGGGCGTCCAAGGAATACCTGGCCACCGGCGCGCACCGGCCGACGCCGACGATCACCGCGCGAATCAACTTCCAGCTGGCCTTCGGCGCGCGGGTAGGGCAGCGGTTGTCCGAGGCCCGCGAGGACGCGCGGCGGTCGGCGACCGAGGGTGCCGACGGTGTGCCGGGTACCGCGGTGGCGCTGCGCAACAAGGACCTGGAGCTGACCTCGTTCTATCGCAAAGCCTCCGCGGCGCGGGGGACCTGGCGGGCCAGCAGCGCGACGGCCGGGTACTCGTCGGAGGCCCGGAGGGCCGGGGACCGGGCCGGGCGCCGGGCGCGGCTCGGTCCGCCGCAGGAGCTGTCCGGGGCGCGGGCCCGCCTGGAGCGCTGA
- a CDS encoding TIGR04338 family metallohydrolase produces the protein MRDAQRAKVYAAEEFVRTLFDRADGRGSLDFFGTALTLPPEARFGSVDAVRRYVEDVLALPAVRQRWPAAGACAVRSRRGVTAAHYEPGMIAVPDGQSRWALRELVVLHELAHHLTDDLADDGEPHGPGFVGTMTELAGWVMGPEAQHVLRVIYAKEGVSG, from the coding sequence ATGCGTGATGCGCAACGGGCAAAGGTCTATGCCGCAGAGGAATTCGTGCGCACGCTGTTCGACCGCGCCGACGGCCGCGGTTCGCTGGATTTCTTCGGTACCGCGCTGACCCTGCCGCCGGAAGCGCGGTTCGGGTCGGTGGACGCGGTGCGGCGTTATGTCGAGGATGTCCTCGCGCTGCCCGCGGTGCGGCAGCGCTGGCCCGCGGCGGGCGCCTGTGCGGTGCGGTCACGGCGCGGAGTCACCGCGGCACATTACGAACCCGGCATGATCGCAGTGCCGGATGGCCAGAGCCGATGGGCGTTGCGCGAGCTGGTCGTCCTGCACGAGCTGGCACACCACCTGACCGACGATCTGGCCGACGACGGCGAGCCGCACGGTCCCGGGTTCGTCGGCACCATGACCGAATTGGCAGGGTGGGTGATGGGACCGGAAGCCCAGCACGTGTTGCGGGTGATCTACGCAAAGGAAGGGGTGTCCGGATGA
- a CDS encoding O-methyltransferase, whose amino-acid sequence MSDYAAMDALYDELLGTEDEALRAARLSTGPAGMPAIEVSAQHGKLLSLYARLTGARRALEIGTLAGYSTIWLARGVGPQGSVVTLEYEPQHAEVARHNLERAGVADRVEVIVGAALDTLPTLQGPFDLFFIDADKENNLAYLEAAIALSEPGALIIVDNIARGGRVLDPDPQDRQAIAVRETIALMGSHPRLDAAAIQTVGAKGWDGFAVALVT is encoded by the coding sequence ATGAGTGATTACGCCGCGATGGACGCACTGTACGACGAGTTGCTCGGCACCGAGGACGAGGCGCTGCGCGCCGCGCGGCTCTCGACGGGCCCGGCAGGCATGCCGGCCATCGAGGTCTCCGCGCAGCACGGCAAGCTGCTGTCGCTGTACGCCCGGCTCACCGGTGCCCGCCGCGCCCTGGAGATCGGCACCCTGGCCGGCTACTCCACCATCTGGCTGGCGCGCGGGGTGGGACCGCAGGGCAGCGTGGTCACCCTCGAATACGAGCCCCAGCACGCCGAGGTCGCCAGGCACAACCTCGAGCGCGCCGGCGTGGCCGACCGGGTCGAGGTCATCGTCGGCGCCGCACTCGACACCCTGCCGACCCTGCAGGGCCCGTTCGATCTGTTCTTCATCGATGCCGACAAGGAGAACAATCTCGCCTACCTCGAGGCGGCGATCGCCCTGTCCGAACCGGGAGCGCTGATCATCGTCGACAACATCGCTCGCGGTGGCCGGGTACTGGACCCCGACCCGCAGGACCGGCAGGCGATCGCGGTGCGCGAGACCATCGCGCTGATGGGCAGCCATCCGCGACTGGACGCCGCGGCCATCCAGACCGTCGGGGCCAAGGGCTGGGACGGGTTCGCCGTCGCGCTGGTCACCTGA
- a CDS encoding SRPBCC family protein, which translates to MWTAKRSVDAPVDAVWELLTDLQAWPQWGPTVARAELDGTVFLLGATGRVCTPVGVPLPFVISAFDPGHSWGWDVAGVPATQHGVEPRPGGGCTVWMTAPWWAPAYLPVLEVAVRRIAAMSAGKSFDT; encoded by the coding sequence GTGTGGACGGCGAAGCGATCGGTCGATGCTCCCGTTGATGCGGTGTGGGAGCTGCTCACCGATCTGCAGGCATGGCCGCAGTGGGGTCCCACGGTCGCGCGCGCCGAACTCGACGGCACCGTCTTCCTGCTGGGTGCGACAGGACGGGTCTGCACACCGGTCGGCGTGCCGCTGCCGTTCGTCATCAGCGCATTCGATCCCGGCCACAGCTGGGGATGGGATGTCGCCGGCGTGCCGGCAACCCAGCACGGTGTCGAACCGCGACCCGGCGGCGGCTGCACGGTGTGGATGACGGCGCCGTGGTGGGCGCCGGCCTACCTGCCGGTGCTGGAGGTGGCGGTGCGCCGCATCGCCGCCATGTCGGCCGGAAAGTCGTTCGACACCTGA